A genomic stretch from Marinimicrobium sp. C6131 includes:
- a CDS encoding tryptophan halogenase family protein, translating into MKSHGIKSLVVVGGGSAGWMAASYFAKKFMGTDLEISLVESSEIGSVGVGEATVPAIKYFLSELDIDEKEFVRSTNATFKLGIDFKGWCNQKSRFFHPFAKFGCRIGSVDFINYWTKARLSGCLEPIDAYSLPAQIARYGRFAIPKANAESDGMLNFNYAYHFDSSLFAAYLKSISVKMGVKSIDGTIKTIEKYESNGAVKSLILEDGSEIFGDFYIDCSGFSGLLINSLDSEYEDWSDLLPCDSACVAQTKTCDDLGAYTTSTAMSSGWRWSIPLQNRVGNGYVYSSKFIDDERAKNEFLDSLGEDPITGPKVIKFRPGQKKRVWVGNVFSVGLSSGFLEPLESTSLYLVQYSLLVLFNNFPSDVRNDYLSRKVNDQVYRQVYNMRDFLVAHYCNNDRNGEPFWDYCRKNRLPESLLSRIEEFREGGSIDVGKDDFFKENSWVAILTGMGVVPEYFHPKLSFLGGEAVRAELRSMKEAIDEIVPKLPTHNEFLKNNVIF; encoded by the coding sequence ATGAAAAGCCACGGTATAAAATCATTAGTTGTGGTTGGAGGCGGGTCCGCAGGCTGGATGGCTGCTTCCTACTTTGCCAAGAAGTTCATGGGAACTGACCTTGAGATTAGCCTGGTTGAGTCATCTGAAATTGGTTCGGTCGGGGTCGGAGAGGCTACAGTTCCAGCTATCAAGTATTTCCTTTCTGAGCTGGACATTGATGAGAAAGAGTTTGTCCGGTCGACGAACGCTACGTTCAAACTCGGTATCGATTTTAAAGGTTGGTGCAACCAAAAAAGCAGATTCTTTCATCCGTTCGCCAAGTTTGGGTGCCGGATCGGATCTGTCGATTTTATCAATTACTGGACGAAAGCTCGTTTGTCAGGGTGCTTGGAACCCATAGATGCATACTCATTGCCAGCGCAGATTGCCAGGTATGGCCGGTTCGCGATTCCTAAGGCAAATGCGGAAAGTGATGGGATGCTGAACTTCAATTATGCCTACCATTTCGATTCCTCTCTATTTGCAGCCTATTTAAAATCAATTTCCGTGAAAATGGGTGTCAAGTCAATTGATGGAACCATCAAAACGATTGAGAAGTATGAAAGTAATGGGGCGGTAAAAAGTCTGATTTTGGAGGATGGTTCAGAAATATTTGGAGATTTTTATATTGATTGTTCAGGGTTTTCGGGACTGCTCATAAACTCTCTTGATTCCGAGTATGAGGATTGGAGTGACCTCCTTCCGTGTGACAGTGCATGCGTTGCACAAACTAAAACGTGTGATGATCTTGGTGCGTATACTACGTCTACTGCGATGAGTTCAGGCTGGCGCTGGTCGATCCCTTTACAGAACAGAGTCGGAAACGGGTATGTCTACTCCAGTAAATTTATTGATGATGAGCGGGCCAAGAATGAGTTTCTCGACTCTTTGGGAGAGGATCCTATAACTGGTCCAAAGGTAATCAAATTTAGGCCCGGACAGAAGAAAAGAGTTTGGGTTGGAAATGTTTTTTCTGTTGGTCTTTCAAGCGGATTTCTGGAGCCACTCGAATCAACAAGCCTGTATTTGGTGCAATACAGTTTACTGGTTCTCTTCAACAATTTTCCCTCAGATGTCAGAAATGACTATCTCTCAAGGAAAGTCAACGATCAAGTATATCGCCAAGTTTACAATATGCGGGATTTTCTAGTTGCGCACTATTGTAATAATGATAGGAATGGGGAGCCGTTTTGGGATTACTGCCGGAAGAACCGTCTTCCTGAGTCATTGCTTAGTCGAATTGAGGAATTTAGGGAGGGCGGATCAATTGATGTCGGTAAAGATGATTTTTTCAAAGAGAATAGCTGGGTTGCCATTTTAACCGGCATGGGTGTTGTTCCTGAATATTTTCATCCAAAGTTGTCGTTTCTTGGCGGTGAGGCTGTGAGAGCCGAGCTTAGATCTATGAAAGAGGCGATTGATGAGATTGTTCCAAAGCTGCCAACTCACAATGAGTTCCTCAAGAATAACGTTATATTTTAG
- a CDS encoding DUF5060 domain-containing protein, producing MFIKSILRMVVLVSFSSCIVGCSSSGVRSVSLEATEVDQYELLVVDVDLRADWESPFSSSDVALNAHISTPSGKKIVLPGFYVDGESGSLSSWRINFAPREVGQYEMTVVLEGQGVGGDSARKVMFESRAGDRKGYLHGNDLWTLQFDNGELFRGLGINYGWEPRDEDDSKHFSELHEDSRFEYQNFIPKIKGEGVNLIRTWMIYWNLPVDWKTVKNASRYADSSDRFNRSGIERMDDLIGLAESNDIYIMLVLDSHAGFIGDGWRINPYNKKNGGVAETPEEFFSSELARNHYKDKLRYMVARWGYSTKIAAWELFNEVDNIIYADEENRIPDQVVTEWHREMSDYLASIDPYDHVITTSVSHRDVSGLNSLENINVNQRHMYKVTDQIPDTLRRYTDDFDKPYVIGEFGYEWDWQLDFDEFRDEKVQDFKKGLWYGVFSPTPVLPMSWWWEYFDEQGALSYLSCVKEINDHVLSTASGSLRSESVSVENKALTAMGISNGEKRFVYVGNHSDSRQEVSLRSILGNKGNSDTVHRYECHSNKGSYSRIDAPEAGSEEGLYFGANTNVVFIIDD from the coding sequence ATGTTTATTAAAAGTATTCTTAGAATGGTAGTTCTTGTCTCATTTTCAAGTTGCATTGTTGGCTGCTCTTCTTCAGGTGTTCGCTCTGTTTCGTTGGAAGCCACGGAGGTAGATCAGTATGAGCTTTTAGTTGTAGATGTGGATCTTAGGGCTGATTGGGAGTCTCCCTTTTCCTCGTCGGATGTTGCGCTGAATGCGCATATAAGTACTCCGTCGGGCAAAAAAATTGTTCTTCCGGGGTTCTATGTGGACGGGGAGAGTGGCTCCTTATCTAGTTGGCGCATAAACTTCGCACCAAGAGAGGTTGGTCAGTATGAGATGACGGTGGTACTGGAAGGTCAGGGTGTTGGAGGCGACTCAGCCAGGAAAGTGATGTTCGAGTCCCGCGCCGGGGATAGAAAAGGCTACCTTCATGGAAATGACCTTTGGACATTGCAATTTGACAACGGTGAGCTCTTTAGGGGGTTGGGTATCAATTATGGCTGGGAACCAAGAGACGAAGATGACTCCAAGCACTTTTCAGAACTTCATGAAGATTCACGATTTGAATATCAAAATTTCATTCCGAAGATTAAGGGTGAAGGGGTCAATCTGATCCGCACATGGATGATCTACTGGAATTTGCCTGTCGACTGGAAGACTGTCAAGAATGCCTCAAGATATGCAGATTCCTCCGATCGCTTTAATAGGAGCGGTATTGAAAGGATGGATGATTTGATCGGTCTGGCAGAGAGTAATGACATTTATATTATGCTCGTTCTTGATAGTCACGCAGGATTCATCGGTGATGGATGGAGGATCAATCCGTATAACAAGAAGAATGGAGGGGTGGCCGAGACTCCCGAGGAGTTCTTTTCAAGTGAACTGGCGCGAAACCATTACAAAGACAAGCTGCGTTACATGGTCGCACGCTGGGGTTACAGCACGAAGATTGCCGCTTGGGAGCTCTTTAATGAAGTAGACAATATTATCTATGCTGACGAAGAAAATAGAATACCGGACCAAGTAGTGACGGAATGGCACCGTGAGATGAGCGACTACTTGGCCTCAATCGACCCTTACGATCACGTCATCACTACGAGTGTTTCTCACCGTGATGTTTCCGGTTTGAACTCATTGGAGAACATAAATGTAAACCAGCGTCATATGTATAAGGTGACGGATCAAATACCGGACACTTTGCGGAGATATACGGATGATTTTGATAAGCCGTATGTTATTGGAGAGTTTGGGTATGAGTGGGACTGGCAGCTTGACTTTGATGAATTCCGGGATGAGAAGGTACAAGATTTCAAGAAAGGGCTGTGGTATGGCGTATTTTCGCCAACACCCGTTTTGCCTATGTCTTGGTGGTGGGAGTATTTCGATGAGCAGGGCGCCCTTTCATATTTGTCCTGCGTGAAAGAGATTAATGATCATGTTCTCTCTACCGCCAGTGGGTCGTTGAGGTCAGAGAGTGTAAGTGTAGAGAACAAAGCTTTGACTGCTATGGGTATTTCCAATGGCGAGAAAAGATTTGTTTACGTAGGCAATCACTCGGATAGCCGGCAAGAGGTTAGTCTTCGTTCGATTTTGGGGAATAAGGGGAATAGCGATACCGTTCATAGGTATGAATGCCATTCGAACAAAGGGTCGTATAGCCGGATTGATGCTCCCGAGGCAGGCTCGGAGGAAGGATTGTATTTTGGAGCTAATACAAATGTTGTGTTCATTATTGATGACTGA
- a CDS encoding glycosyl hydrolase, whose protein sequence is MKRVIYFLLLTSVAFSVNAKEGPHKTLNLLYSIQGDYTVSGMHNKEPNSDPQRYTRDLVDITNRYPGLHSGDFLFASVDINNRQTMINEIIAQWNSGALVNLMWHACSPVGSSPCQWEGGVIAELSDGQWNDLITDGTVLNGRWKTRVDEVAGFLQQLEDAGVEVMFRPFHEMNQGKFWWGGRPGENGTAKLYQLTYDYLVEEKGLENLVWTWNLQDFDTLASDIESYDPGPEYWDVLSLDMYWSDGQGYTEEKYNLIRDKADGRPFAIGEAEDLPSPPLFENGQSEWTFFMGWSELVFNNSDSKLNEIYSSPLVLTRDELPGWDDVSSEVFQAEDYTGNSAGVQDQTVEGASTEVVYMDPWEYTSYAPFEVPSDGEYILSFRVYTDAGTVLTVERAGEGVMDTVEVPATGGKWITVYKAFDLTAGPLALALKPTGDNPISVDWFAVPSLIEVLEIGSSSSSSSSESSSSVGAVGYPFTIEAESFSNMDGVVVEGGVVTISEWQWMSYPAVELPASGTHEISYRVKSSSASALQLEQAGAGVIDTVDIPNTGDEWQTVTQPVDLDGGEIAFALKVPPSSAAISIDWFSVDCSECSSSSSSESSESSSSSSSSDESSSSSSSEASSSIGEPGESGGGSSSIPFMVMLLLLLFKLVRIKDGSR, encoded by the coding sequence ATGAAACGTGTAATTTACTTTTTGCTTTTGACGTCTGTGGCATTTTCTGTAAATGCTAAAGAAGGTCCGCACAAGACGCTGAACCTTCTTTATTCAATCCAAGGGGACTATACCGTCAGCGGGATGCACAATAAGGAGCCAAACTCTGATCCACAGCGGTACACAAGAGATTTGGTTGATATTACGAATCGTTACCCTGGGTTGCACAGTGGTGACTTCCTGTTTGCTTCGGTCGATATAAACAATCGACAGACGATGATCAACGAAATTATTGCGCAATGGAATTCTGGTGCGCTGGTCAATCTGATGTGGCATGCCTGCAGCCCGGTAGGGAGTAGTCCTTGTCAATGGGAAGGAGGTGTTATTGCTGAGCTTTCTGATGGGCAGTGGAATGACCTTATTACAGATGGAACGGTTCTGAATGGCCGCTGGAAAACCAGGGTAGATGAGGTCGCTGGTTTTCTTCAGCAGCTGGAGGACGCCGGCGTCGAAGTTATGTTCAGGCCCTTCCACGAGATGAATCAAGGAAAGTTTTGGTGGGGTGGTCGCCCCGGGGAAAATGGCACCGCCAAACTGTACCAGTTAACTTACGATTATCTAGTTGAAGAGAAAGGACTAGAAAATCTGGTCTGGACCTGGAATCTTCAAGATTTTGATACGTTAGCTTCGGATATTGAGAGCTACGACCCGGGGCCAGAGTACTGGGATGTTCTGTCGTTGGATATGTACTGGAGCGACGGTCAGGGCTATACCGAAGAAAAGTATAACTTGATCCGAGATAAAGCGGATGGTCGGCCCTTTGCGATTGGTGAGGCGGAAGATCTCCCTAGCCCACCTCTGTTTGAAAATGGTCAGAGCGAGTGGACCTTCTTCATGGGATGGAGTGAGCTGGTTTTCAATAACTCGGATTCAAAACTGAACGAGATATACAGTTCGCCGTTGGTTCTCACCAGAGACGAGCTGCCAGGTTGGGATGATGTTTCATCTGAGGTGTTTCAAGCGGAGGATTACACTGGTAACTCTGCTGGAGTTCAGGACCAAACCGTCGAAGGGGCCTCAACGGAAGTGGTGTACATGGATCCTTGGGAGTACACTTCCTACGCGCCCTTCGAGGTTCCGTCAGATGGGGAGTACATCTTATCGTTCAGGGTCTATACCGATGCCGGTACGGTTCTCACTGTTGAAAGGGCTGGCGAGGGAGTGATGGATACTGTTGAGGTTCCCGCGACCGGAGGGAAGTGGATTACGGTGTACAAGGCGTTTGATTTGACTGCAGGTCCGTTAGCGCTAGCACTTAAACCCACGGGGGATAATCCTATTAGCGTTGATTGGTTCGCTGTTCCCTCTCTGATCGAAGTTCTTGAGATTGGCTCATCCAGCTCGTCTTCCAGCTCAGAGAGCAGCTCATCAGTGGGCGCGGTGGGATACCCCTTCACCATTGAGGCCGAGTCTTTTAGCAATATGGACGGAGTTGTTGTTGAAGGCGGTGTCGTCACGATTTCTGAGTGGCAGTGGATGAGCTATCCAGCGGTAGAGCTTCCGGCATCCGGAACGCACGAGATAAGCTACCGCGTAAAAAGCTCGAGTGCTTCGGCTTTGCAGCTTGAGCAAGCCGGTGCCGGCGTTATTGATACAGTAGATATCCCGAATACCGGGGATGAGTGGCAGACAGTTACCCAGCCCGTTGATCTGGATGGGGGTGAAATAGCGTTTGCGCTTAAGGTTCCACCGTCATCGGCGGCGATTTCGATTGATTGGTTCAGTGTTGACTGTTCAGAGTGTTCTTCATCCTCATCCTCAGAGTCGTCAGAGTCCTCCAGCAGCAGTTCATCGTCGGATGAAAGCTCCAGCTCCAGTAGTTCAGAAGCATCGTCTTCTATCGGGGAGCCAGGAGAGTCGGGTGGGGGTTCATCATCGATTCCGTTCATGGTGATGTTGCTACTTCTGCTTTTCAAGCTGGTGCGCATTAAAGACGGATCTCGCTAG
- a CDS encoding glycosyl hydrolase, translating to MKIINNYLCLTIFLFLSLVASGSVAQTQFKTLNYLYSIQGQKTLGGMHNRQPNSNPNQYSQELYNITGVWPAFYSADFQFEPQEIASRQTMIDQVVTEWNNGAMINLMWHACNPAQSSPCYWDDSGVLSQMSDWEWDQLLTDGTPINQSWKAMMDDVAFYLQQLEDAGVEVLFRPLHEMNQDMFWWGGRPGSNGTAELYRLTHDYFTYSKGLTNLVWVWNLQDFSSLASDLDNYDPGGQYWDVLTLDMYWSDGQGYTQSKYNSILNKANGKPIGIGETEDLPSVALLEQQSQWTFFMGWSELTFSGNSNQKIQDIYWSDRVLTLGEMPGWDNVEGGSSGGNGSSSNEPTYIQAESYSNMSGIVTGPANDGEGDVSVGSIDTNDWLTYDGIEIPTTGSYTIAYRVASPNGGSLQLEEAGGSTIYGGLDIPATGGWSNWTTIYHTVNLSEGVNDFGVKAVQGGWNFNWFSIVAN from the coding sequence ATGAAAATAATTAACAATTACTTATGTTTAACGATTTTTTTGTTTCTTTCACTAGTGGCAAGCGGTTCAGTGGCACAGACACAGTTTAAGACGTTAAATTATCTGTACTCTATTCAGGGGCAGAAGACGTTAGGTGGAATGCATAATCGTCAGCCTAATTCAAATCCCAATCAGTATAGTCAGGAGCTTTACAACATAACAGGAGTCTGGCCAGCATTTTATAGTGCAGACTTCCAGTTTGAACCTCAAGAAATTGCCAGCCGTCAAACCATGATTGATCAGGTGGTCACTGAGTGGAACAACGGAGCAATGATCAACCTCATGTGGCATGCCTGCAATCCGGCCCAGTCTAGTCCTTGTTACTGGGATGACAGTGGAGTGCTGAGTCAGATGTCAGATTGGGAGTGGGATCAGTTGTTGACGGATGGCACCCCTATTAATCAATCATGGAAGGCCATGATGGACGACGTCGCATTTTATTTGCAGCAGCTGGAAGATGCCGGTGTTGAGGTCCTTTTTCGGCCGCTGCATGAAATGAATCAGGATATGTTCTGGTGGGGCGGTCGACCAGGTTCAAACGGTACAGCGGAGTTGTATCGGCTCACTCACGATTATTTCACTTATTCGAAGGGGCTGACAAATCTGGTGTGGGTATGGAATCTACAGGACTTCAGTTCGTTGGCGTCAGATCTCGACAACTATGATCCAGGCGGTCAGTACTGGGATGTTCTTACATTGGATATGTACTGGTCTGATGGCCAAGGATACACCCAGAGCAAGTACAATTCCATCTTGAATAAAGCTAACGGGAAGCCTATAGGAATTGGTGAGACCGAAGATTTACCTTCTGTGGCTCTTTTGGAGCAGCAGTCTCAGTGGACGTTCTTTATGGGGTGGTCTGAGTTGACATTTAGTGGTAACTCAAATCAGAAAATTCAGGATATTTACTGGTCAGACCGTGTGTTAACGCTTGGGGAGATGCCCGGCTGGGATAATGTTGAAGGTGGCTCTTCCGGCGGAAACGGAAGCTCCTCTAATGAGCCAACCTATATCCAAGCCGAAAGTTACAGCAATATGAGTGGTATTGTAACGGGACCGGCGAACGATGGTGAGGGGGATGTTTCGGTTGGCTCTATCGATACCAATGATTGGTTGACATATGATGGGATCGAAATCCCGACCACGGGTTCATATACAATAGCGTATCGTGTCGCGAGCCCCAACGGAGGTTCTCTACAGCTTGAAGAGGCTGGTGGAAGTACAATTTATGGTGGCCTTGATATTCCGGCAACAGGCGGGTGGAGCAACTGGACAACGATCTATCACACGGTGAATTTATCCGAGGGTGTGAATGATTTTGGGGTCAAAGCCGTGCAGGGTGGTTGGAACTTCAATTGGTTTTCAATCGTTGCGAATTGA
- the ilvY gene encoding HTH-type transcriptional activator IlvY, with protein sequence MDATKLRLYLALAATRHFGRAATQCHVSPSTISRNLKQLEEELGVTLMLRDNRSVNLTPEGERFQRFARESLQQWETFQEALHQGADELRGQLSIYCSVTASYSFLHDLLTQFRGSYPGIAIKLHTGDPAQAVQRILAGQEDIAIAARPDRLPGSLEFKSIAESPLVFIGPEDPALLSNQAGSEQDWRHWPIIIPEEGIARERFDGWCRAQQLTPDIYAEVKGNEAIVSMVSLGFGVGLVPEIVLRNSPLRQRVKPLPQQPDLGPFETGICVLRRRLQSPIVAALWEQVI encoded by the coding sequence ATGGATGCCACAAAGCTTCGCCTCTACCTGGCGCTCGCCGCTACACGCCACTTTGGCCGAGCCGCCACCCAGTGTCATGTCAGCCCTTCCACCATCAGCCGCAACCTGAAGCAGCTTGAAGAGGAACTGGGTGTAACTCTGATGCTGAGGGATAACCGGTCGGTGAACCTGACGCCCGAGGGCGAACGATTTCAGCGGTTTGCCCGGGAAAGCCTTCAACAATGGGAAACCTTTCAGGAAGCTCTGCACCAGGGCGCCGACGAGCTGCGCGGCCAACTGAGTATTTACTGCTCGGTGACCGCCAGCTACAGCTTTTTGCACGACCTGTTGACCCAGTTCCGGGGCAGCTACCCCGGCATCGCCATCAAACTGCACACGGGGGACCCCGCCCAGGCGGTCCAGCGCATTCTGGCGGGACAGGAGGATATCGCGATTGCCGCTCGCCCCGACCGTCTCCCGGGGAGCCTGGAGTTCAAGTCCATTGCCGAGTCACCCCTGGTGTTCATCGGCCCCGAGGACCCGGCGTTACTCTCCAATCAGGCCGGCTCCGAGCAGGATTGGCGACACTGGCCGATCATCATCCCGGAGGAGGGTATTGCCCGGGAGCGCTTTGACGGCTGGTGCCGGGCACAGCAGCTGACACCCGACATTTACGCCGAGGTCAAAGGCAATGAGGCAATCGTCAGCATGGTGAGCCTCGGTTTCGGGGTCGGATTGGTGCCAGAGATTGTGCTCAGAAACAGCCCCCTGCGCCAGCGGGTTAAACCGCTGCCGCAGCAGCCGGATTTGGGGCCTTTCGAAACGGGCATCTGCGTGCTGAGACGCCGGCTACAGAGCCCGATTGTTGCTGCGCTGTGGGAGCAAGTTATCTAA
- the ilvC gene encoding ketol-acid reductoisomerase has product MHVYYDKDCDLSIIKGKKVAILGYGSQGHAHANNLKDSGVEVVVGLREGSGSVKKAEGAGLKVANVAEAVKSADIVMVLTPDEFQSALYKDEIEPNLKQGATLAFAHGFAIHYNQIVPRQDLDVIMVAPKAPGHTVRTEFVKGGGIPDLIAIFQDASGKAKDVALSYASAIGGGRTGIIETTFKDETETDLFGEQAVLCGGTVELVKAGFETLVEAGYAPEMAYFECLHELKLIVDLMYEGGIADMNYSISNNAEYGEYVTGPQVINDESREAMRQALRNIQNGEYAKRFISEGALNYPEMTARRRLNAAHPIEQVGERLRAMMPWIGSNKIIDKTKN; this is encoded by the coding sequence ATGCACGTTTATTACGACAAAGATTGTGATCTTTCCATCATCAAGGGCAAGAAAGTAGCCATTCTGGGCTACGGCTCCCAGGGCCACGCGCACGCCAACAACCTGAAAGACTCGGGTGTTGAAGTTGTGGTCGGTCTGCGCGAAGGCTCTGGCTCGGTCAAGAAAGCCGAAGGCGCTGGCCTGAAAGTGGCCAATGTGGCCGAGGCGGTGAAAAGTGCCGATATCGTCATGGTTCTGACCCCGGACGAGTTCCAGTCCGCGCTCTATAAAGACGAGATCGAGCCCAATCTGAAGCAGGGAGCCACCCTGGCTTTCGCCCACGGCTTTGCCATCCACTACAACCAGATCGTGCCCCGTCAGGATCTGGATGTCATCATGGTGGCACCCAAGGCTCCGGGTCACACCGTTCGCACCGAGTTCGTCAAAGGCGGCGGTATTCCGGATCTGATCGCGATTTTCCAGGATGCTTCCGGCAAGGCCAAAGACGTGGCACTGTCCTACGCTTCCGCCATCGGCGGCGGTCGTACCGGTATCATTGAAACCACCTTCAAAGACGAAACCGAAACCGACCTGTTCGGTGAGCAGGCGGTGCTGTGTGGCGGTACCGTTGAGCTGGTCAAGGCCGGCTTTGAAACCCTGGTGGAAGCCGGTTATGCCCCGGAAATGGCCTACTTCGAGTGTCTGCATGAGTTGAAGCTGATTGTTGACCTGATGTACGAAGGCGGTATTGCCGACATGAACTACTCCATCTCCAACAACGCGGAGTATGGTGAGTATGTGACCGGTCCCCAGGTCATCAATGACGAGTCCCGCGAAGCCATGCGTCAGGCCCTGCGCAACATCCAGAACGGTGAGTACGCCAAGCGCTTTATCAGCGAAGGCGCTCTGAACTACCCGGAGATGACCGCCCGTCGTCGTCTGAATGCGGCGCACCCGATCGAGCAGGTAGGTGAGCGCCTGCGCGCCATGATGCCCTGGATCGGTTCCAACAAGATCATCGACAAAACCAAGAACTGA
- the pssA gene encoding CDP-diacylglycerol--serine O-phosphatidyltransferase: MTNNDQDSRLQEGDEGFLPFDEHVEEVSENGKKVRHRGVYFLPNLFTTGALFAGFYAIISAMHGNFDSAAIAIFVAMALDGLDGRVARLTNTSSAFGEQYDSLSDMVSFGLAPSLVMFSWALSDLGKLGWAAAFVFAVCAALRLARFNTQIGVVDKKYFVGLASPPSAAILASIVWTGHSGDVSVSVAVASALITTIAGLLMVSNVRYYSFKDIDFRGRVPFVVMLMVVGVFVVVSINPPVVLLCMSVTYGLSGPVIWLWRRRASLVGWANNGKERGEDSESPDQRPSETGDSGASEEVRREP, encoded by the coding sequence ATGACGAACAATGATCAGGACTCCCGTCTTCAGGAAGGCGATGAAGGGTTTCTTCCCTTCGATGAGCATGTAGAGGAGGTGTCAGAGAACGGCAAGAAAGTCCGACATCGGGGGGTGTATTTTTTGCCGAACCTGTTCACGACCGGGGCACTCTTTGCCGGGTTCTACGCCATCATCTCCGCTATGCATGGTAATTTTGACAGTGCCGCAATCGCCATTTTCGTTGCCATGGCGCTCGACGGCCTGGATGGGCGGGTTGCCCGCCTCACCAACACTTCAAGCGCCTTCGGCGAACAATATGACAGTCTGTCGGATATGGTGTCGTTTGGCTTGGCTCCGTCTCTGGTCATGTTCAGCTGGGCGCTGTCGGATCTGGGTAAGCTCGGCTGGGCGGCCGCCTTTGTGTTCGCCGTATGCGCCGCCTTGCGTCTGGCCCGGTTCAATACCCAGATAGGGGTGGTCGACAAAAAGTACTTTGTCGGTCTGGCCAGTCCGCCGTCGGCGGCGATTCTCGCTTCCATCGTCTGGACCGGCCATAGCGGCGATGTGTCCGTATCCGTTGCGGTGGCCTCGGCACTGATAACCACCATCGCCGGGCTGTTGATGGTCAGCAACGTCCGCTACTACAGCTTCAAGGATATCGACTTCCGCGGTCGGGTGCCCTTTGTTGTCATGCTTATGGTGGTCGGGGTTTTTGTGGTGGTCAGCATCAACCCGCCGGTGGTGCTGCTCTGCATGTCGGTCACCTACGGTCTATCGGGACCGGTCATCTGGTTGTGGCGTCGTCGCGCCTCCCTGGTGGGATGGGCGAATAACGGTAAAGAGCGTGGCGAGGACTCAGAAAGCCCGGATCAGCGCCCCTCTGAAACAGGCGACTCGGGTGCCTCCGAGGAAGTCCGGCGAGAGCCGTAA